aatcttctaaaaattatgaatttttatTTCACTAACAAACACAATTATCCCTTAAATTTTTCACaagaaaataatatatattttaacaaaaataaaccaTTTAGGATAGCAtatgtattttgaaaaataaaagcttaaaaatagattttgacttcaaaaattattgaaattttttttcaacattCAAAATCTAGTtgttagtttttgaaaaatcgaagttttgaaaaataatgctgagactttaaatattaaaatttcatcTTTTGGtagaaaattcattaaaaattatttattagttcaaaaaatctttaaaattttttttctacagAAAATTGGAAGCTTTATCACacaattttttttgtcaaaaaaaatcaaataataagtatacgaaaagaagttttgacaataATACTATTAAAATTCAATTATCTACTAGGTCAAAATGGATTTTGGAATCCCTAATAAGTTTTTCCCTTCTAGATTAAAAAGATATTTTCTTGGAATATATTTTTGTATCATTTTTCTATTTTGACCCttgtgaaatttaaaatattaatttagttcttgaaattttttataattttgaacaGTTGaacaaacttaattttttattatttgttcctttaatttgtcattttctgttttcagtttatcaaaattttctaagggACATGGATTAACTAAAGTAGttcttaattctaaatttttttcctttttaattataTGCATTTCATCCTTAGCTTGCATAATGATTTAGAAAGTTTTTGTATACCTTCATATAGTAGATTAGGAGTAGAATATTCTAGAATAATATCAAAAAGTATATATGGGAGTGGATTACAATAGAATAGTTTAGAAAGTTCGAGATATATATGCTTTAATAGCTAGCTTTAGATGAATATGTGTTAGCGTAATCCTAACAATTGGTTAGGAGGCAGAACTAGTATACACAGGGATGAACTAGATGTTGGATAAAGGAATTATGGTTGAAGAAATGCACTCTACGTGGAAAAGGAGAATAAAAAGTTGAAACGTGAACTCAACTTTCTTTCATTCATTGAAAAATGTTAACATATTTATAAGCTTATTAGATAACCACTACTTTTAAATACATTAGATCTAGACACAATTAAATTTAATTTCCAACACTAGATCTTATTTTGCAACCAAGCCAACATTTCAAGTAAAACAAAGGTTCAAGACAAGTTCAAGTTCTCTAGCTAGCTTAATGTTCCCTCTTCTACAAAGTACTTTTCATTCCAATAGCAACAACACAAACATCGATCATTTATTAGCCATGAACTCACTGTTCTATTGTTGATCTCCATTAATTAATCAACCTAAGGATCTATTGCAGGCCTAAGGAAAGATCATACGGTGGATGCAACAATATTCCTCTTCTCACATTGCAGGACACGATCCTTGCCCAGGACCTAACGTAGATAGCTGTTGCTCTATCTCTGCCCTCGTTGTGGTTTCTGTCCACGCCAGCTCGGGAAGGTGGAAGCATGGGAAGATTCCTATGCAAGCAGTGCCCAACGCAACATAAGGGGGTCACTGGCGATTGTTTTAAAATGTCATCTTAACTTAAGATATATAGtgatattaataaatatgattataATAATTTATGAACATAATGtcactaatatttatttaaaatatataacttGAATTCAATATTTATATATCATCATAATTCAGAATAAAAAagtataaaatataatttaaagtgCTAGTAAATGTCGTTGTAATTATAAAATTGGTCATTAAAAGggatatttaatttataaaattaatcaattttaataaGTGTTTTTATAAGgacattttttaattaagttaacccACCGACTCACTTAATTAGGCGCCACCTGATTAGATGGAGAGTTTGCAATAACGAATTGTGCAATGATAAACATACGATGACTCATGACATAGAACAAagtaacttttaattttttacctAGAAACACAATTTATTCCAGTTTGCCCCTTTATTTATATAGCACCATATATGTACAATTAATTTATAGGCCCGACGTGAAAGGAACGCCGGTGGCTGGTATCCATGAGTCGCCGGACAAGAAGCTTCCGACGGTGAATTTTTCAGCTTCAGACGAGTTATTGATCACGTGATAACCGGGCCAAGTCACCCTCCTACTCGTGTCGGCGCCGGCGCCAGTGTTCATGAACTCCCCATAGTACAATGTGTCCGGCGCGGGGCGGTCGTCCCACTCCAACCACCCCGCTGGGTCGATCAAGTCCCCCAGCTCCGTCTTCATCACCACCGTCCTCGAATAGTTCCCCCACGGTCGGCCGAGGTACGTCTTGAATAACCCCTGCACCGGCGCGAGGTCCGACGCTGCAGCCACGACGGAGTTGTGGATCGATATGCCGGTGGTCTGGTCCGAGCTGTTCCTGCCCTGAGCCGTCACTGTGTTCTTCTGGCCGCTCATTGGTCGCCTAACGCAGAGGTTGCAGTTCTGGAAGACAACAGTGGCGTTGCCGAAGATGAAGTCGACGGTTCCGTAGACGTCGCAGTTTCGGTAGAACTGTGTTTGGGAGTGGACGTAGAGGGTGTCCTGGTAACCCTTGAAGCTGCATCTGTAGAAGACGGACTGGTTGGACTGGGATAGGAGTGCCACCGCCTGTTCCTTTTCCGGCCCGGCCGTGTTTTGGAACGTCATGTCGCGGGCGATGAATCCGTTGCCCGATACACCTGATCAGTGTACATTGAATTACAAACATTAAACGGATCCTGACCAATTTgaagaaatattaattaaatagatgGATTAATTAGAAGCTAGCAAAGCGAACATCTATTTCTTGTACGACTGTTTAATTTTGCAATTAATTCAACTAGTTGGCTGGTAAAAAAACTACAaacatattaattaatattagaatatatattctcagcatattaattaattaattgtaaaTTAAATCAATTGATTATTTATATATTCATAACTAACCGAAGGTGGGCGTTTGGAAGGTCCGGTAGCCATCTTTAACGCTCCTGTTCCCGGTCACCACGGTAGCATCTATCCCGTCGCCGGTCATCATTAAATTCTCCATCGAGCTAGGAATCTCCACGTACTCTTTGTAGACGCCGGCCTTCACGTATATCACAAACCTCGTCGTGCTTCCTCCCCTCTCCTTGGGCACAGCCGCCACGGCTTCTACAATGGATCTGTAGTCGCCGGAGCCATCCTGCGCCACCACGAGATCCGGATTCACGTCCGAATCCGCCAGCAGCTTCCGGTCGGCCGCCGCCACCCACTCCGGGAACAGTAACCCCAAACGGCGGTGCCGTTTATGCTGCCCGCCGGCGGAAATCAGCATCGACGACTGCTCATATGACGCCATCGGCTCGCCGTAGCAGTGTTCTAGCcgtagcagcagcagcaggaggaggaaaGCTAACAAAAAATTCGCCATGGATGCAGAATTCGCAGAAACTTGATGAAGaagaataattaattatattaaacgTACGGCTGCATGCATGCTCTTAATTCGTTTATATATTATGAAATTGGATCAGTGTAAATCTATATATACCAAATTTAtagatattttatttgatttaattgtcATATATATTTAGACGATCTCATTCCTTGTATATATAAGGACGTACGGTCAAATTCATTAATAACATGCTCTTCATTTATACAAGGTAGGTTAATTCGCTTGTGATCaatatattatattatgattattaGATTGGATAAGTGcaaatttataaaaactttagagatattttatttgatttaattgtcATATTTACATGATCTCAATCCTGATGTGTGTCTATATGAATATATTTGTGCTTATCACAAATCGTGCTAATTAAGGACGGCCAACTTCATTACTAAAAAAGTACTgagttaatattattattattattattattattatgtaaatCTTCATTAATTGATTAGACTTGACTCACTCATCTTATCGCGTGGACTTGGCCTAACTAGGTTTTGGTCATGCCCGATTGATTTGATTTGTTAGGATTGATTATGACATTTAATTTGTTTGAAATTATCAAGTTAATTAATATATAGTGGTTGAGCATGAGGCATGGCCTATATATGTTACGTTATTGATGACTCAATATATATATCAAgctaatccaaggcaatgtaAGCACTAGTAAAGTCTCCTTCTTCGAGCAAAAtcggaggcggagaagtctcgtacaacgTTTGAAAGCACGAATTGTAAATACGAAAAATATAGTTGAAAATGAAGTACAGAAAGTGTTGTCCTAAATGAAGAGGAAATAGGGCTCTATTTGTATTCTACTAGTCGAACTCGTCTATAGCATGACATGGCATCTCCTGGCACCTGGAGTGCGTTTGGGTGCCCCAGCGGTGCACTTTATCTGTTCGTAATGACTCTTTAACGGCGTGATGATAAGCCTTTATCGGTACCGAGGGCACCTGGTCGGTCCGGGTGCCTTGACTATTGCTGGTGTGGACCCAAAAACTATCCCCGTTGCTACTTTCACGAAGAGGCGCCTGTTTGGTACTAGGCTAGTTCGAGCACCTAGACCTGGTCCGGGCTCCTAAACAAGTCAATATAGAGTTGACTTGTACGACTGTTTCTCCGgtcacttgggtgattctccggccatctagagttgagctcacttgaCCCCCAACTCCTgaacccaactccggccttctcctcgagttggcttcctccccggcttctagTCCCTCAGACCGCAACGcgcatccttctcgctccaccacTGTACTCTTCCGTATattctcatccctcaaatgcaTCGAGCTCGTTGACTCGCTTCTGTGCCATGCTTCTCGTCTactgtgtcttctgctcgacttcatGTGTTCCGAAGTcactgcacactcagacacaagacatcaactACATAGGATCCAACTTAACCCGGTTGACACTACAACAAAACTGTTGAAAGACAATGGTGAAAAATCGTTGTAAAAGACCCCAAAAATCCGTAGTAAATGGAAGCATTGAGAAAGATAGGTCCctcaaaagacaacggttaaaaaccgttgttgttttaAGGAAAAGACAATGGTTGTTACTCGTTGTCTTTTGAGGGTCCTATCTTTCTCAACTCTTTGATCTACAACTGAATTTTGGGGCCTTTTACAATGGTTGTTAATCCTCTGCCCGGAGCGCTGGAAGCAAGCAGGGTCGCCGGAGCATACAGTCGAAGAGCAGAAATAGAATGCGGAAGAAGAAGCGGCGACACTGTAGCTTTATAAAGATGGGCGCGGCCGACCGGGgtcgtccgatctagggcacaggaaTCGAAGTGCGCATCCGACCGTTGAATTTGaaccgccaaacgtcacatcGGCAGCTATCACCTCGGACGTGCGGCTATTGCGCCAACGACACGTGGCGTCCTCTCACTGGATAGCATTTAATGgtcgcgtgctcgaccttaatggaaTTGATTTTCACGCATCACGAGGAGATTCGGACGGCGTCGGCATTAGCTGACCGACCCGCGTCCCTTCGAAAGTGGTGAGAAAAAGTATCCAAAATACTAAGTATGAAGACACGAAGCACTGACCGGGAAAGAAAGATCAGTCCAACGGAGACCTAGCGGGATCCAACTCATCTATCAGCCGACCGACCAACCTCTCGCCAGGTTATTTtttccagtcagtcggactttcagcctcctttgattagacttgaagggaaggcatgtGATCTGGTAAAGGGAGGGGGGCCCGCCCGGCAGGAGGTCAGAGTGGTAAACACCCAGCAGGTGTTCGACCGGGCGAATTACCTTCCTGGTCAGCAAGAGGGATAGCCGACCCGACATGTTGACAGCTCGGCCTGACaccgagtttccgacgctcatgaggcAAAGCAGGAAGAAACGGATGCAGAGCGTCCATTCCTCTTGGCTAACAGCAGACACGGCAGCCGGCCGAACGGGCATCCGTCTAAAGGCATTAGCCGACATGGCCTCCGTTCGGCCGGGAAAGACGCCAACCGAGCGGGTACTCCGCTCAGCCCAGTAAAAGACAGAGGAAGCAGGTGGCGAGATCTTCCAAGGAACTAGTGTCGACGACAAGATGCACGGCCGACAGCCTGgttagacagagaatcgtacgatagaaacttccactgtcacatcagagatatgtTCGTGCTATTAAGGTAGGGTGTCGGGCATGCTTTCCTGACACGACCATTACatgtatgctttgagaagcgtgtaTGGCTTGGTAAGCGTGCACGCGTTTTTCGGAGGCCCTATATAAGGACTCCTTGACTTCGACGAGGGTATGCACACTATTTTCTTTACTGTAGTCACAGTTCTTCGCTTCTTTCCGTCGGAtatttgacttgagcatcggagggccatcgtcggggaacccctccccggctcgacATTGTGTTTGTAGGTTCACGGCGGGAAAGGATTTACGTCTTGGGAGTCTTCAACCAGTTAACAGGAGAGCCACGTCCCctgcgtccatcgactcagctctCGGATAGGATGAAACTTAATTTTCCTTGTTTGGAACACATGGTCGATTCTAATTGGTTGGTATACCTAGCTAGTGATATTTATCCTGTAATTAATTGATTGATAATTAAGAGGATTAATAACTAATTGATTTATTGGATGCATAATAAATGGTTAATAATAGATTAGTTGATTGAATTGAACTAAACAGGAGTTGACTAGATGCAATTATTGGTAATCTATTTAGCTAACGAGTAATTATCAAGTTAGTGAATTTGATTTATTAACAtttaatcaattgattaattaCCAAATAATGACCTTCTTGATTGATGCATTTGTGAAATACAAAGGTTtacttatttaatttatttaactctaaagataattaattgattataattaGATAATCTGATTAAGGATTTATTGAATCAGTAATCAAATGTATAGGTTATTAAATATCAAGTTAACTACTTGGTAATTAATAGTCAATGGTATTACTAATAGGATGGTAGCATGATTTGCTAGTTCACATATTATAAATCCTTAGCTTAGATTTTCTTCGTATCCTACACTTGTAGGATTTGAGCTCGATGCAGACCTCTGACTTGAATACAATTAGGATGATCTACATTTGAGAGATGGATaacctgtcacgcccccagaggggtctctgccagaagaaatttcggcagcatctcccctgtacgggtgacaatctgaaacattactacatacaaaatatacatcagccacactcggctggaatatgtacacgaccacgcagtttaatcacatcagcccactcggctagaataaaataaaaataaccacgcagtttaataagcctacacggctgaaagtaaacacacaacaacgtaaacgcagcggaaaacacaaaacaatATGAACATAAAACCAACGACGACACTAACAAAATTAcctacaaccaccagactagactccaaaatccatatcgaagcatacaataccaagttcacaaaaccaaaacataaatagcgTTAGCAACCAAAACCAAAAAAAGGAACTATCCTTGAGTGCgtcgtgggactggcagctgggactctccaagcatccatgactcatctacctgttacctggcgaaagaaaatcattttgcggggtggtgagtattggaactcagcgggtaaggagagagatagtgcatgaacataacatataagtagAAAGCGAGCCAAGAGCGtacagtctcataaaagaaatagcagatactacaataggaCCAAAATAAgtactcatacctgaaaccatatcctaggctaggtatagtaagacagaactggtactaatctgctacagtactactcataactacagagacaactagcaaggtatatacaagcaATAACAGTGTATGTAAACAACAGCAGtaaataagcaataacagcatatataaacaacagcagccaaagcaaata
The sequence above is drawn from the Zingiber officinale cultivar Zhangliang unplaced genomic scaffold, Zo_v1.1 ctg249, whole genome shotgun sequence genome and encodes:
- the LOC122037251 gene encoding pectinesterase-like produces the protein MRLREGHGNVDNTSKLEVTETRLQELKSNMAVLGKQAVAAMTIVEAQQQRLALQRLIVMVESECNYHQKNHQILDQLVGQATINNIVMKRKTDASGSGESLEYQETSVVTLQQLPLVTDAEGKSHEELQTLQEKYSSFCRLFSHENLVQATSSFSQAFLLLLLLLRLEHCYGEPMASYEQSSMLISAGGQHKRHRRLGLLFPEWVAAADRKLLADSDVNPDLVVAQDGSGDYRSIVEAVAAVPKERGGSTTRFVIYVKAGVYKEYVEIPSSMENLMMTGDGIDATVVTGNRSVKDGYRTFQTPTFGVSGNGFIARDMTFQNTAGPEKEQAVALLSQSNQSVFYRCSFKGYQDTLYVHSQTQFYRNCDVYGTVDFIFGNATVVFQNCNLCVRRPMSGQKNTVTAQGRNSSDQTTGISIHNSVVAAASDLAPVQGLFKTYLGRPWGNYSRTVVMKTELGDLIDPAGWLEWDDRPAPDTLYYGEFMNTGAGADTSRRVTWPGYHVINNSSEAEKFTVGSFLSGDSWIPATGVPFTSGL